A single Corynebacterium resistens DSM 45100 DNA region contains:
- a CDS encoding hemolysin family protein — MGSIAIFGTLGVFLALLTGGVLSLVETAVSSISRARVEVLVKDEKPGAARLLDVIDNRAQHINLLILLRTVCEAAGAVLAAGLLLAWRGDSTWTYVIAIAVVTITTFVVIGVLSRTLGRQNPYSISLRAAPVLLGLRRLLGPIAKLLVAVGNILAPGRGFRDGPFATEVELRELVDIASERGIVERDERRMIQSVFDLASTSARSVMVPRPEMLWIEADKTAGQATSLCVRSGHSRLPVVGDDVDDIVGVVYLKDLVAKTYYSQDGGRSVAVSDVMRPPVFVPDSRCLDDLLEDMQRDQVHIAMLVDEYGAIAGLISIEDILEEIVGEIADEYDATEMAPIEDLGGGKYRVVARLSLEELEELFRESDRQQLLEQRGDDPDELHESVAETHRHENSLNFTEEQLEEVDTVAGLGAFELGRVPIPGAEITTAGLHIVYEGGRDRRGRIKIRSAVVSRVPVEEDPES; from the coding sequence ATGGGATCAATTGCAATCTTTGGAACCCTAGGGGTTTTCCTCGCTCTGCTCACCGGTGGCGTACTCTCTTTGGTGGAGACCGCCGTATCCTCGATTTCTCGGGCACGTGTTGAAGTGCTCGTGAAAGACGAAAAACCCGGAGCTGCACGGTTATTGGATGTAATCGATAACCGCGCGCAGCACATCAACTTGCTGATCTTGCTGCGCACAGTCTGCGAGGCAGCTGGGGCCGTACTTGCTGCCGGATTGCTACTAGCGTGGCGGGGCGATAGTACGTGGACGTATGTCATCGCGATCGCAGTTGTGACGATCACGACTTTCGTTGTGATCGGCGTGCTTTCACGCACACTCGGGCGGCAGAATCCCTACTCAATCTCGTTGAGAGCAGCGCCAGTACTTTTGGGGCTCCGCAGGCTGCTTGGCCCTATTGCCAAACTACTGGTGGCCGTGGGTAATATCCTGGCTCCTGGTCGGGGATTTCGGGATGGTCCGTTTGCGACGGAAGTAGAGTTGCGCGAGCTCGTCGATATAGCCTCCGAGCGCGGCATCGTGGAACGCGATGAGAGGCGCATGATTCAATCGGTTTTCGACTTAGCTTCGACTTCCGCGCGTTCGGTAATGGTGCCACGCCCAGAGATGCTGTGGATTGAAGCGGATAAGACAGCCGGTCAAGCGACGAGTCTATGTGTGCGCTCTGGGCACTCGCGCTTGCCTGTGGTCGGGGATGACGTTGATGACATCGTGGGTGTCGTTTACCTCAAGGACCTCGTTGCAAAGACCTACTATTCGCAGGATGGGGGTCGCTCCGTAGCGGTTTCCGACGTGATGCGACCTCCGGTGTTTGTTCCCGATTCCCGATGCCTCGACGATTTGTTAGAGGACATGCAGCGCGACCAAGTGCACATTGCGATGTTGGTGGATGAATATGGTGCCATTGCTGGCTTGATCTCTATCGAGGACATTTTGGAGGAGATCGTGGGCGAGATTGCCGATGAATACGATGCGACCGAAATGGCTCCCATCGAAGATCTCGGTGGCGGTAAATATCGGGTGGTAGCACGGTTGAGCTTGGAGGAGCTAGAAGAGCTGTTCCGTGAATCGGATAGGCAACAGTTGCTCGAACAGCGTGGTGACGATCCAGATGAATTGCACGAAAGTGTGGCCGAAACTCACCGGCATGAGAACTCCTTAAACTTTACGGAGGAGCAGCTAGAAGAGGTGGATACAGTTGCTGGGCTCGGGGCTTTCGAGCTCGGGCGTGTGCCTATTCCGGGGGCGGAAATCACTACGGCAGGTCTACACATCGTGTATGAGGGTGGACGCGACCGGCGGGGACGAATCAAGATCCGTTCGGCAGTGGTGTCCCGTGTGCCGGTGGAAGAAGATCCCGAATCTTAG
- the era gene encoding GTPase Era translates to MHFPDESDLAADAAAAAPIDFSAPEGFRSGFVSFVGRPNTGKSTLTNALVGQKIAITADQPETTRHPIRGVIHRDDSQIVVVDTPGLHRPRTLLGERLNEIVKDTYQDVDLIAVCVPADEKIGPGDRWIVDAVRKVAPKTELIGVVTKVDKVGKDKVGEQLLALHDLLEGAEVIPVSATEKIQLDVLADVIADHLPEGPKFYPDDHVTDDDRDTRMAELIREAALAGLQDELPHSVAVQIDEVAPSADREGVLDVHAIIYVEREGQKAILRGKGGRRLSRTVHNARLQIIEMLGQNVYLDIRLKVAKNWQSDPKQLGKLGF, encoded by the coding sequence ATGCATTTCCCCGACGAATCGGATTTGGCCGCAGATGCCGCGGCAGCAGCGCCAATCGATTTCAGCGCGCCCGAAGGTTTCCGATCGGGATTCGTAAGCTTTGTGGGGCGACCCAATACAGGAAAATCCACGCTCACGAATGCGCTCGTCGGTCAGAAAATTGCAATCACTGCAGACCAGCCAGAAACCACTCGCCACCCAATTCGCGGAGTCATTCACCGAGACGATAGCCAAATTGTGGTGGTGGATACCCCCGGTTTACACCGACCGCGCACCTTGCTGGGTGAACGCCTCAACGAGATCGTTAAGGACACTTATCAAGATGTCGATCTTATTGCAGTCTGCGTTCCCGCCGATGAAAAGATTGGCCCCGGAGACCGCTGGATCGTGGATGCTGTCCGGAAAGTCGCCCCGAAAACCGAACTCATCGGCGTCGTAACGAAGGTCGATAAAGTCGGTAAAGATAAAGTTGGCGAGCAATTGTTGGCCCTGCACGACCTGCTGGAAGGTGCCGAGGTAATCCCCGTCAGTGCCACGGAAAAGATCCAGCTAGATGTTTTGGCCGATGTTATCGCCGACCACCTGCCCGAGGGGCCGAAGTTCTATCCTGATGATCACGTCACCGACGATGATAGGGATACTCGAATGGCGGAACTGATCCGCGAGGCAGCCTTGGCTGGGCTCCAGGACGAGCTACCGCACTCGGTGGCCGTACAGATTGATGAGGTTGCACCCTCAGCTGACCGCGAAGGTGTACTGGATGTTCATGCCATCATCTACGTTGAGCGCGAAGGGCAGAAAGCGATCCTCCGCGGCAAAGGTGGTCGCCGACTGAGCCGCACCGTGCATAACGCTCGCCTGCAGATCATCGAAATGCTGGGGCAGAACGTCTATTTGGACATCCGTCTTAAAGTCGCTAAGAATTGGCAGTCTGATCCTAAGCAGCTGGGCAAGCTGGGGTTCTGA
- a CDS encoding DUF4282 domain-containing protein yields MTTPNQPEGGSHPLGSGDGNHSGSHSNEYGAPSSNSYGDSSTQAFGDGNTNAYGQPNGNANSGFTAPQSDFNNGNSAYGAPQQGFQPNGNPQFGAYPNPDQNTGLGQTGADKDSFFGAIFDFSFRKYAAPSVVKIVYILAMIAIGLLVLIGLIGSLAAMTQDGGAVALFLIPLILIGALFYLVMIRVGLEVSIAMIRTSQSVQSIDERQARNEVSAQNHTGPFGG; encoded by the coding sequence ATGACCACACCCAATCAGCCTGAAGGCGGTTCCCACCCACTCGGCTCGGGGGACGGCAACCACAGCGGTTCTCACTCAAACGAGTACGGCGCACCGAGCTCCAATAGCTACGGTGATTCTTCCACCCAGGCCTTCGGCGACGGCAACACGAATGCCTACGGGCAGCCCAATGGCAACGCTAACTCGGGCTTCACTGCGCCACAGTCGGATTTCAATAACGGAAACTCCGCCTACGGTGCGCCGCAGCAGGGCTTCCAGCCAAACGGAAATCCGCAGTTCGGTGCGTACCCAAATCCAGACCAGAACACCGGTCTTGGTCAGACTGGGGCCGACAAAGATAGCTTCTTCGGTGCCATCTTCGACTTCAGTTTCCGCAAGTACGCAGCACCCTCTGTCGTTAAGATTGTGTACATTTTGGCCATGATCGCCATTGGCCTACTAGTGCTGATCGGTCTTATCGGATCGCTGGCAGCCATGACTCAGGACGGCGGCGCAGTTGCGTTGTTCTTGATCCCACTGATTCTTATCGGTGCGCTGTTCTACTTGGTCATGATCCGTGTTGGCCTAGAAGTTTCCATTGCCATGATTCGCACATCGCAATCAGTGCAGTCGATTGATGAACGACAAGCCCGCAACGAGGTTTCCGCACAGAACCACACTGGCCCATTTGGGGGCTAG
- a CDS encoding DUF4282 domain-containing protein — protein sequence MTNFNAPHGGTPPIQVGSRQDTILSAMTDFGFTRFVTPKLLRILYILGIIVIVFMAFMPLVMSIVVDSYVDSVFGSASVYDSYDLYGTSMSSSSDDESLGAGQIVGLLISGVFNAFLQICLLRISLEALHAFITTSQAWARIKSRVEAGTASF from the coding sequence ATGACAAATTTCAATGCACCACACGGCGGCACGCCACCCATTCAAGTCGGGTCTCGGCAAGATACGATCCTGTCCGCAATGACGGACTTCGGGTTCACTCGCTTCGTGACCCCAAAGCTGCTCCGCATTCTTTATATTCTGGGCATTATCGTAATTGTTTTCATGGCCTTCATGCCGCTAGTTATGAGTATTGTTGTCGATTCTTACGTTGACTCGGTGTTCGGCTCAGCGAGCGTTTACGATAGTTACGATCTTTATGGAACCTCTATGAGCTCCAGTTCAGACGATGAATCCTTGGGAGCTGGCCAGATTGTTGGGCTTCTGATTTCCGGCGTGTTCAACGCGTTTCTTCAGATTTGCTTGCTCCGTATCTCCCTAGAAGCTCTTCACGCGTTCATCACGACTTCACAGGCGTGGGCACGTATCAAGAGCCGCGTCGAAGCGGGAACGGCTTCTTTCTAG
- the recO gene encoding DNA repair protein RecO: MPRRSSTPRPTYRDEAFVLRTYRLGEADLILVLLTRDHGQVRGVAKAIRKSKSRFGAKLDRFTRVNVQIYPGRGLANITDADAVESYASPIVADPDRYFAGCAALEVAQLFGGEDSSVFSLLDATLRDLAIHEPSLPLVNIVDRFVLHCLEIAGWAPSLVNCAQCGKTGPHRAFHPMAGGAVCVNCRPPGAITPPAQAVRLLWLLANGREETAALVAADQSISSSAHDLLLQHVRYHLESGCPAYAAL, translated from the coding sequence ATGCCTCGCCGATCGTCTACGCCTCGCCCCACCTACAGGGACGAGGCGTTTGTGTTACGCACATATCGCCTTGGTGAGGCCGATTTGATCCTTGTGCTGTTGACTCGCGATCATGGGCAAGTGCGTGGCGTCGCCAAAGCAATTCGCAAATCGAAGTCCCGTTTCGGCGCCAAACTGGATCGCTTTACGCGCGTCAACGTGCAAATCTATCCCGGCCGCGGCCTGGCTAACATCACTGATGCGGATGCTGTGGAATCTTACGCCAGCCCCATTGTCGCTGACCCCGATAGGTATTTTGCTGGGTGCGCTGCACTCGAGGTTGCACAGTTGTTCGGTGGGGAGGATAGTTCAGTTTTCTCTTTACTCGACGCCACTTTGCGTGACCTAGCCATCCACGAACCCTCGCTACCCTTGGTTAACATTGTGGATCGCTTTGTCCTGCACTGTTTGGAGATCGCAGGTTGGGCGCCGAGTTTGGTCAATTGCGCACAGTGCGGGAAAACTGGCCCGCACCGAGCTTTTCACCCCATGGCCGGTGGAGCGGTGTGTGTGAACTGTCGTCCTCCAGGCGCTATCACGCCACCTGCCCAAGCCGTGCGACTTCTGTGGTTGTTGGCGAATGGCCGGGAAGAAACGGCAGCCTTGGTTGCTGCGGATCAATCGATTTCTTCGAGTGCTCACGATCTGCTGCTTCAGCATGTGCGATATCACTTGGAATCTGGTTGCCCCGCATATGCAGCGTTGTAA
- a CDS encoding isoprenyl transferase — translation MEQVSTLHPETNPTSPHIERSSIPQELVPKHIAIVMDGNGRWAQERGLPRTEGHKRGEGVLLNLVEECLELGVNYLSAYAFSTENWRRSTEEVRFLMGFNRDVLRRQRDYLDSLGVRIRWVGRRPRLWRSVIAELEKAERQTANNTAMTLAMCVNYGGRAEIVDAARAIADDVARGALKARQITESTFANYLDEPDMPDVDLFLRPSGEQRTSNFLPWQSTYAEMVYQDVLFPDYTPNDLRAAVLEFAKRDRRFGGVK, via the coding sequence ATGGAGCAGGTGAGTACTCTGCATCCTGAAACCAACCCAACTTCCCCACACATAGAGCGCAGCTCCATCCCGCAGGAATTGGTGCCAAAGCACATCGCGATTGTGATGGATGGCAATGGGCGATGGGCTCAGGAGCGGGGGTTGCCGAGAACCGAGGGGCACAAACGCGGTGAAGGGGTGCTTCTCAACCTCGTAGAGGAATGCCTCGAGTTGGGTGTGAACTACCTTTCTGCCTACGCCTTTTCCACAGAGAATTGGCGGCGCAGCACCGAAGAAGTGCGCTTCCTAATGGGGTTCAACCGGGACGTATTGCGCCGGCAGCGTGACTACCTCGACAGTCTCGGCGTGCGAATTCGCTGGGTGGGGCGCCGCCCTCGCCTGTGGCGTTCGGTAATTGCAGAGCTCGAAAAAGCGGAGCGACAAACTGCTAACAATACGGCCATGACCTTAGCTATGTGCGTCAATTATGGTGGTCGCGCGGAGATTGTCGATGCCGCCAGGGCTATTGCAGATGATGTGGCGCGCGGTGCCTTGAAGGCTCGCCAAATCACGGAATCCACTTTCGCCAACTACCTCGATGAGCCCGATATGCCGGATGTTGATTTGTTCTTGCGCCCCTCTGGTGAGCAGCGCACTTCGAACTTCTTGCCGTGGCAATCCACATATGCCGAGATGGTCTACCAAGATGTCCTGTTCCCGGATTACACTCCGAATGACTTGCGGGCCGCCGTATTGGAATTTGCGAAGCGAGACCGTCGGTTCGGTGGGGTCAAGTAG
- a CDS encoding VIT1/CCC1 transporter family protein, with the protein MEGPDLPDKRGSVLDESTPPTKKQIARWRQYLANERAEGAVYRELARKKTGEEREILLAIAEAEARHEAYWRNRLGEYVGLPRKASLGTRMMAWMAQRFGSVFVLALMQSAESRNEYIKDNDASEQMVADEAIHAEVVRGLATRGRAKMSGDFRAAIFGANDGLVSNLSLVLGMVGTGASASVVLVTGIAGLLAGALSMAAGEYVSVSSQQELLEANSPNPDAGRSVPKLDVEENELALVYRARGMSSDEAAAKAQRVFESIIASDRDEKAVSSFTDDIEVEREDGGSPLSAAVSSFLLFATGALIPVLPYLFGAQGMMAAVIACVLVGLSLLLTGGVVGILSGGAPARRAFRQLVIGFGAAAITYGLGSLFNVSV; encoded by the coding sequence GTGGAAGGCCCAGATCTCCCGGATAAGCGTGGTTCGGTTTTAGACGAGAGCACGCCTCCGACTAAGAAGCAGATTGCCCGTTGGCGTCAATACTTAGCGAATGAGCGAGCCGAGGGTGCGGTGTATCGCGAGCTGGCGCGCAAGAAGACGGGCGAAGAGCGAGAGATTCTGCTGGCGATAGCTGAGGCGGAGGCGCGGCATGAAGCCTATTGGCGCAATCGCTTGGGGGAGTACGTTGGTTTGCCGAGAAAGGCGAGCCTCGGAACCCGAATGATGGCGTGGATGGCGCAACGTTTCGGGTCGGTTTTCGTGCTAGCCCTCATGCAGTCTGCGGAATCCCGCAACGAATACATCAAAGATAATGACGCCAGCGAACAGATGGTGGCCGATGAGGCCATTCACGCCGAGGTGGTGCGTGGGCTAGCAACCAGAGGTCGGGCCAAAATGAGTGGCGATTTTCGTGCGGCGATTTTCGGCGCTAATGACGGCCTGGTTTCTAATTTGTCATTGGTGCTGGGAATGGTTGGTACTGGTGCTTCAGCGAGTGTCGTGCTCGTGACCGGAATCGCGGGCTTATTGGCAGGCGCGTTATCAATGGCTGCGGGAGAGTACGTGTCCGTTTCTTCGCAGCAAGAGTTGCTCGAGGCTAACTCGCCTAACCCAGACGCGGGACGCTCCGTGCCGAAGCTCGATGTGGAAGAAAATGAGTTGGCCTTGGTTTACCGTGCTAGGGGTATGAGTTCCGATGAGGCGGCGGCTAAAGCCCAGCGGGTCTTTGAGTCCATCATTGCCTCGGACCGGGATGAAAAAGCGGTTTCCAGCTTCACGGATGACATTGAAGTTGAAAGGGAAGACGGCGGGTCGCCACTTTCCGCGGCTGTATCGAGTTTCCTTCTTTTCGCAACGGGCGCGCTGATTCCAGTGTTGCCCTACCTGTTTGGGGCACAAGGAATGATGGCGGCTGTAATAGCGTGTGTGCTAGTTGGACTATCCCTGTTGCTCACTGGCGGTGTTGTTGGCATTCTTTCGGGGGGAGCCCCTGCTAGAAGAGCTTTCCGACAGTTGGTTATCGGCTTTGGTGCCGCTGCAATTACCTATGGTTTGGGGTCACTATTCAACGTGTCGGTTTAG
- a CDS encoding Fur family transcriptional regulator translates to MTPRDTTTATRRPKIGQRNTRQRRAVADILEGITTFSSAQDIHHELTKKGEKVGLTTVYRTLQQMAEIGAIDTLHDETGETLYRSCVMDDHHHHLVCTNCRKTVEIDGGPVETWAKDVAAKHGFQKSGHTAEIFGLCPQCQ, encoded by the coding sequence ATGACACCACGAGATACCACTACCGCCACCCGACGACCAAAAATAGGTCAACGCAATACTCGGCAACGCCGGGCGGTAGCGGACATCTTAGAGGGGATCACCACTTTTTCCAGTGCCCAAGATATTCATCACGAACTCACGAAGAAGGGCGAAAAGGTGGGCCTGACCACCGTTTACCGCACCTTGCAGCAGATGGCGGAGATCGGCGCCATCGATACGCTGCACGATGAAACTGGCGAAACTCTTTACCGCAGCTGCGTGATGGACGATCACCACCACCACTTGGTATGCACCAACTGTCGCAAAACAGTGGAAATTGATGGTGGCCCAGTCGAGACCTGGGCGAAGGACGTCGCTGCTAAGCATGGCTTTCAAAAATCCGGCCACACCGCCGAGATTTTCGGCCTATGCCCGCAGTGTCAATAG
- a CDS encoding IS256-like element ISCre1 family transposase, with amino-acid sequence MPKNRPRCHCGGDMKRNGTTSNGTTRWRCKICGASLTKQRSDITNAALFRAFIQHLTAGTSLAAIAGNMSCSTRTLQRKFDAFWLVDVPDPTIGHTGRVYDQIFIDGTYTAGGCLIVAATLDHVIAWHWCKQETTHDYKRLLERIEAPLIAVIDGGRGATSAIKTCWPNTKIQRCLVHAQRRVRRYTTSRPRTDAGRTIYRLALKLTRITTLDEAAQWGAQLQEFHTLYKDWLNEKTQVKDPKTAKDTLVWTHVNVRKAYNSLNHLWRNDLLFVYLKPPKGVLEPHRIKSTTNSLEGGINAQLKLLARTHRGRRGEHQRKMLDWWLYLKTELPGDPIEIARQSNWGQNQLAKVTTLTRNENQADYETGQPALYDNGIDTEYTHSIGIQKGHI; translated from the coding sequence ATGCCAAAGAACCGACCACGCTGCCATTGTGGCGGCGATATGAAACGAAACGGCACCACCAGCAACGGGACGACCCGGTGGCGGTGCAAAATCTGCGGTGCTTCACTGACCAAGCAGCGCAGCGATATCACCAACGCAGCCCTATTTCGTGCGTTCATCCAGCACCTGACCGCCGGGACCAGTCTTGCGGCGATCGCCGGCAACATGAGCTGCTCGACACGTACGCTGCAGCGCAAATTCGATGCCTTTTGGCTGGTTGACGTGCCTGACCCGACCATCGGCCATACAGGCAGGGTCTACGACCAGATCTTCATCGACGGCACCTACACCGCAGGTGGCTGTCTGATCGTGGCGGCAACGCTCGACCACGTCATCGCCTGGCACTGGTGCAAACAAGAAACCACACACGACTACAAGCGCCTGCTCGAGCGCATCGAAGCACCGTTGATCGCTGTGATCGACGGTGGCCGAGGAGCCACAAGCGCAATTAAAACGTGCTGGCCAAACACCAAAATCCAACGCTGCCTCGTGCACGCCCAACGCAGAGTACGCCGCTACACCACCTCACGACCACGCACTGATGCTGGCCGCACCATCTACCGACTCGCGCTGAAACTCACCCGCATCACCACCCTGGACGAGGCTGCACAATGGGGTGCACAACTGCAAGAGTTTCACACGCTCTACAAGGATTGGCTCAACGAAAAGACACAGGTCAAAGACCCGAAAACAGCAAAAGACACACTCGTGTGGACCCATGTCAACGTGCGCAAGGCCTACAACAGTCTCAACCACCTGTGGCGCAATGACCTGCTGTTTGTCTACCTCAAGCCCCCGAAAGGTGTGCTCGAGCCGCACCGGATCAAATCCACCACCAACAGTCTTGAAGGCGGCATCAACGCCCAGCTGAAGCTCCTTGCAAGAACTCATCGCGGCAGACGCGGTGAGCACCAACGCAAAATGCTGGATTGGTGGCTGTATCTGAAAACGGAACTGCCTGGCGATCCAATAGAAATCGCCAGACAGTCCAACTGGGGCCAGAACCAACTCGCCAAAGTTACAACCCTGACCCGAAACGAGAACCAAGCCGACTATGAAACAGGACAACCAGCCCTCTACGACAACGGTATCGATACCGAGTACACACACTCAATCGGCATCCAAAAAGGCCACATCTAA
- a CDS encoding glycine--tRNA ligase, with translation MAGNIDSVVNLAKRRGLVYPCGEIYGGTRSAWDYGPLGVELKENIKRQWWRHMVTSRRDVVGLDSSVILPKRVWEVSGHVEVFTDPLVESLHTHKRYRADHLLEAYEEKHGHPPANGLADINDPETGQPGKWTEPKAFSGLLKTYLGPVDDKEGLHYLRPETAQGIFTNFKNVMTTSRQKPPFGIAQVGKSFRNEITPGNFIFRTREFEQMEMEFFVKPGEDEEWHQKWIDDRYQWYIDLGIKEENLRLYEHPQEKLSHYSKRTVDVEYAFHFKGSKWGELEGVANRTDYDLRVHSEGSGEDLSYFDQETNERWIPYVIEPAAGLGRAMMAFLCDAYEEEEVPNAKGGTDTRTVLKLDRRLAPIKVAVLPLSKKDTLTPTAEKVANQLRGLWNVDYDVSGAIGRRYRRQDEIGTPFCVTVDFDTLEDNAVTVRERDTMEQERVKIDDLQAYLGERLAGC, from the coding sequence ATGGCCGGAAATATCGATTCCGTAGTGAACCTCGCCAAGCGACGCGGGTTGGTATACCCGTGTGGAGAAATTTACGGCGGTACCCGGTCGGCATGGGACTACGGGCCACTTGGCGTCGAGCTAAAAGAAAACATCAAGCGCCAGTGGTGGCGCCACATGGTGACGTCTCGCCGTGACGTTGTAGGCCTCGATTCGTCCGTGATCTTGCCGAAGCGGGTCTGGGAAGTTTCCGGCCACGTTGAGGTGTTCACCGATCCACTGGTGGAGTCCCTCCATACCCACAAGCGCTACCGTGCTGATCATCTGCTGGAGGCTTACGAAGAAAAGCACGGCCATCCACCAGCAAACGGTTTGGCCGACATCAATGACCCCGAAACGGGCCAGCCAGGCAAGTGGACCGAGCCAAAGGCTTTCTCCGGCCTGCTGAAGACCTACTTGGGCCCAGTCGATGACAAGGAAGGCTTGCACTACCTGCGTCCGGAGACGGCGCAGGGTATCTTCACGAACTTCAAGAACGTGATGACGACTTCCCGCCAGAAGCCACCATTTGGTATCGCCCAAGTGGGTAAGTCCTTCCGCAACGAGATCACCCCGGGTAACTTCATCTTCCGTACCCGGGAGTTCGAGCAGATGGAGATGGAGTTCTTCGTCAAGCCAGGGGAAGACGAAGAGTGGCACCAGAAGTGGATCGATGACCGCTACCAGTGGTACATCGATTTGGGTATCAAGGAAGAGAACCTGCGCCTGTACGAGCACCCACAGGAGAAGCTGTCGCACTACTCTAAGCGCACCGTGGATGTGGAGTATGCTTTCCACTTTAAGGGATCCAAGTGGGGCGAGCTGGAAGGTGTGGCTAACCGCACCGACTACGACCTGCGCGTACACTCCGAAGGTTCCGGCGAGGATCTTTCTTACTTTGACCAAGAGACTAACGAACGCTGGATCCCATACGTCATTGAACCGGCGGCGGGTTTGGGACGCGCCATGATGGCTTTCCTCTGCGATGCCTACGAGGAAGAGGAAGTTCCGAACGCCAAGGGTGGAACCGATACCCGTACTGTGTTGAAGCTTGATCGTCGCTTGGCGCCGATCAAGGTTGCGGTGTTGCCGCTGTCAAAGAAGGATACTTTGACGCCGACTGCGGAAAAGGTTGCGAATCAGTTGCGTGGATTGTGGAACGTGGATTACGACGTTTCCGGCGCAATCGGCCGCCGTTACCGCCGCCAAGATGAAATTGGTACGCCATTTTGTGTGACCGTGGACTTCGATACCCTCGAGGACAATGCTGTAACCGTTCGCGAGCGCGACACCATGGAGCAGGAGCGCGTCAAGATCGACGACCTGCAGGCTTACCTCGGCGAGCGACTCGCAGGCTGCTAG